The window CCATGCCCTTGGCCTTTAGGCTCTCCAAAAGCTCCTCGTAGCGGTGGATCCGTTGGCCGCCGGAGGTGATCTCCAGGCCCCGGAAGAGGAGGTCAAAGCCCCGGGTGGTGCCGTCGGGCTCGGGGTGGGTGTAGAAGGGCCTAAGGGCCCGGGGGTACTTGGTGATGAAGAGCCAGTCCGTGCCCCAGCGGGCCTTGGCGTACTCCCCGAGGAGCCGCTCGGCCTCCTCGGAGAGGTCCTGGCCCACGGGGTAGCCGAGCTCCTCCTTCAGGATCCTCCGGGCTTCCTTATGGGTGAGGCGGGGGATGTCTTTGGGGAAGGAGGGCCACTCCGCCCCCAGGAGGCGGATCTCGTCCCCGGCGCCCGTAAGGGCCTCTTCCAGCATCTCCTGGAGGAGGGCTTCCTCCAGGTCCATGATCTCCTCCTCGCTCCCGATAAAGCCCATCTCCACGTCCAGGGAGAGGTACTCGTTCAGGTGGCGGCTGGTGTGGTGCTCCTCCATGCGCCACACGGGGGCCACCTCGTAGACCCGCTCAAACACCCCCACCATGATCTGCTTGTAGAGCTGGGGGGACTGGGCCAGGTAGGCCCTTTTCTCAAAGTAGTCCACCCCGAAAAGCCCCGACCCCCCTTCCGCCCCGGCGCGCACCACCTTGGGGGTGAAGATCTCCGTGAAGCCCTGCCGGTCCAAATACCGCCGGAAGCCCCGCACCAGGGCGGCCTGCACCCTGAGGGGGGCGCGGGCCTTCTCCCCCCGTAGGGTCACGTAGCGGTACTCCAGGAGGGTGTCGGGGTGGGCCCGCCACTCCTCCTTGGGGATCTCCACCGGGGTGGGCTCCAGGGCGGGGGAGAGGACCTCCAGGGCCTCCGCCTGGACCTCGAGGCCCCCCGGGGCCTTGGGGCTTTCCACCACCACCCCCCGCACCCTTAGGCTGGACTCGGGTAAGGGGAGCCTCTGCCCCCCGGTCACCACCT of the Thermus oshimai DSM 12092 genome contains:
- the aspS gene encoding aspartate--tRNA(Asn) ligase, which gives rise to MRVLVKDLKEHIGKQVELWGFLHWRRDLGKIQFLLLRDRTGIVQVVTGGQRLPLPESSLRVRGVVVESPKAPGGLEVQAEALEVLSPALEPTPVEIPKEEWRAHPDTLLEYRYVTLRGEKARAPLRVQAALVRGFRRYLDRQGFTEIFTPKVVRAGAEGGSGLFGVDYFEKRAYLAQSPQLYKQIMVGVFERVYEVAPVWRMEEHHTSRHLNEYLSLDVEMGFIGSEEEIMDLEEALLQEMLEEALTGAGDEIRLLGAEWPSFPKDIPRLTHKEARRILKEELGYPVGQDLSEEAERLLGEYAKARWGTDWLFITKYPRALRPFYTHPEPDGTTRGFDLLFRGLEITSGGQRIHRYEELLESLKAKGMDPEGFQGYLEVFKYGMPPHGGFAIGAERLTQKLLGLPNVRYARAFPRDRHRLTP